One segment of Haliotis asinina isolate JCU_RB_2024 chromosome 12, JCU_Hal_asi_v2, whole genome shotgun sequence DNA contains the following:
- the LOC137257838 gene encoding 26S proteasome non-ATPase regulatory subunit 7-like, protein MPVTEPSKQISKVVVHPLVLLSVVDHFNRMGKVGNVKRVVGVLLGANRQGILDISNSFAVPFDEDDKDRNVWFLDHDYLENMYGMFKKVNAREKIVGWYHTGPKLHPNDVAINELIRRYNPNSVLVVIDAKPKDLGLPTEAYVSVEEVHDDGTPTSKTFDHVPSEIGAEEAEEVGVEHLLRDIKDTTVGTLSQRITSQLMGLKGLHSHINDISSYLEKVTSGQLPINHQIIYQLQDIFNLLPDVNLQEFVKSMYVKTNDQMLVVYLASLIRSIIALHNLINNKIQNRDAEKNEGKDPKEKKEKKEDKDKEDKDKTKDADKKDSSAKGTKK, encoded by the exons ATGCCTGTTACAGAACCAAGCAAACAAATAAGTAAAGTGGTCGTTCATCCACTAGTCCTGTTGAGCGTCGTGGACCATTTTAATCGTATGGGTAAAGTCGGCAACGTCAAACGCGTTGTTGGTGTCTTGCTTGGAGCCAACAGACAAGGAATTCTTGACATATCAAACAGCTTTGCGG TTccatttgatgaagatgataaggACAGGAATGTGTGGTTCCTTGACCATGACTACTTGGAGAATATGTATGGAATGTTCAAGAAAGTCAATG CTCGTGAGAAGATTGTGGGATGGTATCATACTGGCCCCAAACTTCACCCCAATGATGTGGCAATCAATGAACTTATAAGAAGATACAACCCCAACTCA GTGTTGGTGGTAATTGATGCAAAGCCTAAGGACTTGGGACTGCCTACTGAAGCTTATGTATCAGTTGAAGAGGTGCATGAT GATGGAACCCCCACCTCAAAAACATTTGACCATGTACCCAGTGAAATTGGTGCAGAGGAGGCGGAGGAAGTGGGAGTTGAACATTTGCTAAG GGACATTAAGGACACAACTGTTGGCACACTATCTCAACGGATCACCAGTCAGTTGATGGGATTGAAGGGCCTCCATTCACACATCAACGATATAAGCTCATATCTGGAAAAGGTGACATCTGGGCAACTCCCCATTAACCATcagattatttaccagcttcaagatatcttcaaccTTCTTCCTGATGTGAACCTGCAAGAATTTGTCAAGTCCATGTATGTTAAGACCAATGATCAGATGTTGGTTGTCTACTTGGCATCTTTGATACGTTCCATTATTGCACTCCACAATCTCATCAATAACAAGATCCAGAACCGTGATGCAGAGAAGAATGAAGGGAAGGACcccaaggagaagaaagagaAGAAGGAGGATAAGGATAAGGAAGATAAAGATAAGACGAAAGATGCTGACAAAAAAGACTCAAGTGCAAAGGGCACTAAAAAGTGA
- the LOC137257839 gene encoding protein Spindly-like — protein sequence MQKSVSPERVPREALHEQHERLTTKHIHTLSFLQDIVNENKQLKARVEQLEEIHKEYELLEKMEDDHQVRIKQIQEQYINRADEINAMLAEKHKTEILQLVDEKVEIEKNAYQEITKLKADIDVLQQTNRQLLDQLGNLTDLEGENKSLKEDLENARKENEDLKLEYTKLEETSDSKVDVHHLQGLKAQNEALQQHVKELEQKKHEMEHKISRLEAEVVERSQDMDKVKLIDNLRLKLEKLHKEKTDHLTRLTVQEADIQDLTRENEQLKGSLIQLEKEKEKLVLEFRNLFYELQSLKKQLSHDHEKKTFRDYVMVKREVNMLREENAVLKQKNKLTVEKLPFLKPDRPPSGTKGSEAKDLNKKRQLALPSSGHA from the exons ATGCAGAAGTCAGTCTCACCTGAGAGAGTTCCGCGAGAAGCGCTTCACGAGCAGCATGAACGACTTACCACAAAACACATTCATACGCTGTCGTTCTTACAGGACATCGTTAATGAGAACAAACAACTCAAGGCCAGAGTGGAACAACTTGAG GAAATCCACAAAGAGTATGAATTGCTGGAGAAGATGGAGGACGACCATCAGGTTCGCATCAAGCAGATCCAGGAGCAGTACATTAACAGAGCAGACGAGATAAATGCCATGCTAGcagaaaaacataaaacagag ATTCTACAGCTGGTGGATGAGAAagttgaaattgaaaagaatgCTTACCAAGAAATTACGAAG CTGAAGGCTGACATTGATGTTCTGCAACAGACCAACAGGCAGCTCCTAGATCAACTGGGGAATCTCACTGATCTTGAGGGTGAAAACAAG TCTCTAAAAGAAGATCTGGAAAATGCAAGGAAGGAAAATGAAGATTTGAAGTTGGAGTACACTAAGTTGGAAGAGACGTCTGACAGCAAGGTTGATGTGCACCACCTCCAGGGACTTAAAGCTCAGAATGAGGCTCTCCAGCAACATGTCAAAGAACTGGAGCAGAAGAAACATGAAATGGAACACAAGATCTCTCGGCTGGAGGCCGAGGTGGTAGAGAGGTCACAGGATATGGACAAAGTCAAACTGATAGATAACCTTCGTCTCAAGTTGGAGAAACTACACAAAGAGAAGACAGACCACTTGACAAGGCTTACTGTCCAAGAAGCTGACATTCAAGACCTTACAAGGGAAAATGAACAGCTAAAAGGTTCACTTATCCAGCTTGAAAAGGAGAAAGAAAAACTTGTTCTGGAATTCCGAAATTTGTTTTATGAACTCCAGTCATTGAAGAAACAGTTGTCACATGATCATGAAAAGAAGACATTCAGGGATTATGTAATGGTGAAAAGGGAAGTGAATATGTTAAGGGAGGAAAATGCTGTTCTGAAACAGAAGAATAAATTGACAGTAGAGAAGCTGCCATTCCTGAAGCCTGACCGACCACCCTCTGGCACCAAGGGCTCTGAAGCCAAAGACCTTAACAAGAAACGTCAGTTAGCGTTG